In Bosea vestrisii, the following are encoded in one genomic region:
- a CDS encoding ABC transporter ATP-binding protein has translation MTTPILTLEAVSKRFTKPLDAASKFANLLGAKYSEQVVHAVDSVDLSIRQGEVVGLVGESGCGKSTLGRVVAGIHHASSGRVSWRGRYTNEMSSEERKAATLAIQMIFQDPMSSLNPRLRVTDIVGEAPVVHGLVPKVQQDAYVAEMLDRVGLDSTYRRRYPHQFSGGQRARIGIARALAVKPQFLVCDESVAALDVSIQAQVLNLFMKLRDELNLTYLFISHDLSVVRHLSDRVVIMYLGRVVEAAPAAELFKGPQHPYAQALLANVPSIAARKKRFAPLKGEIPSPLHPPSGCHFHPRCPQAGPRCRVERPALKEIATGHVAACHLHDGGVGALAA, from the coding sequence ATGACGACGCCGATCCTCACCTTAGAGGCCGTCTCGAAGCGCTTCACCAAACCGCTCGACGCCGCCTCCAAATTCGCCAACCTGCTCGGCGCGAAATACAGCGAGCAGGTCGTTCACGCCGTCGACAGCGTCGACCTTTCGATCCGCCAGGGCGAAGTCGTCGGGCTCGTGGGCGAGTCCGGCTGCGGCAAGTCGACCCTCGGACGCGTCGTCGCCGGCATCCACCATGCCAGCTCCGGCCGCGTCTCCTGGCGCGGGCGCTACACGAACGAGATGTCGTCGGAGGAGCGGAAAGCGGCGACGCTCGCCATCCAGATGATCTTCCAGGACCCGATGTCCTCGCTCAATCCGCGCCTGCGCGTCACCGACATCGTCGGCGAGGCGCCGGTCGTGCATGGGCTCGTGCCGAAGGTGCAGCAGGACGCCTATGTCGCCGAGATGCTCGACCGCGTCGGTCTCGATTCGACTTATCGCCGCCGCTATCCGCACCAGTTCTCCGGCGGTCAGCGCGCCCGCATTGGCATCGCTCGGGCGCTCGCGGTCAAGCCGCAATTTCTGGTGTGCGACGAGAGTGTGGCCGCACTTGATGTATCGATTCAGGCCCAAGTCCTGAATCTTTTCATGAAGCTGCGTGACGAACTTAACCTGACTTATCTCTTCATCAGCCATGATCTCTCGGTGGTCCGCCACCTCTCCGACCGGGTCGTGATCATGTATCTCGGCCGCGTCGTCGAGGCGGCGCCGGCAGCCGAATTGTTCAAGGGCCCGCAGCATCCTTACGCTCAGGCGCTGCTCGCCAACGTGCCGTCGATCGCTGCGCGCAAGAAGCGCTTCGCGCCGCTGAAGGGCGAGATCCCCTCGCCGCTGCATCCGCCGTCCGGCTGCCATTTCCACCCCCGCTGTCCGCAAGCCGGGCCGCGCTGCAGGGTCGAGCGCCCGGCGCTGAAGGAGATCGCCACGGGCCACGTCGCCGCCTGCCATCTGCACGATGGCGGCGTCGGTGCGCTGGCGGCCTGA
- a CDS encoding ABC transporter ATP-binding protein has protein sequence MAPVLEVSGLKTHFFTRAGTVKSVDGVSFHVERGEVLGLVGESGSGKSVTGFSVMGLIDPPGRIVEGSIKLNGKELVGLDEEGFRKVRGREVAMIFQDPMMTLNPVLRVDTQMIEAVTAHDRVSHKAARERSRDALAKVGIPSPEERLNAYPHQFSGGMRQRVAIAIALLHRPPLIICDEPTTALDVTIQSQILAEMQGLCADTGTALVWITHDLGVVAGLADRIAVMYAGRIVETGAVDPVLDTPLHPYTSGLLGSLPAEGEPGAPLRQIRGSTPSLARLPQGCAFAARCDYAQADCLALAPDVTPFPGARGVRCHHPLNLAGVAA, from the coding sequence ATGGCGCCCGTTCTCGAAGTCAGCGGCCTCAAGACCCACTTCTTCACCCGCGCCGGCACGGTGAAGTCGGTCGACGGCGTCTCCTTCCATGTCGAGCGCGGCGAGGTACTCGGGCTCGTCGGCGAGTCGGGATCCGGCAAGTCTGTCACCGGCTTCTCGGTGATGGGTCTGATCGACCCGCCGGGCAGAATCGTCGAGGGCTCGATCAAGCTCAATGGCAAGGAGCTCGTCGGGCTCGACGAGGAGGGCTTCCGCAAGGTCCGTGGCCGCGAGGTCGCGATGATCTTCCAGGACCCGATGATGACGCTGAATCCGGTCCTGCGTGTCGACACGCAGATGATCGAGGCCGTCACCGCCCATGACAGGGTCTCGCACAAGGCGGCCCGCGAGCGCTCCCGCGATGCGCTCGCCAAGGTCGGCATCCCCTCGCCCGAGGAACGCCTCAACGCCTATCCGCATCAGTTCTCCGGCGGCATGCGCCAGCGCGTCGCCATCGCGATCGCCCTGCTGCACCGCCCGCCCTTGATCATCTGCGACGAGCCGACGACGGCGCTCGACGTTACCATCCAGAGCCAGATCCTGGCGGAGATGCAGGGGCTCTGCGCCGATACCGGCACGGCGCTGGTCTGGATCACGCATGATCTCGGCGTCGTCGCCGGCCTCGCCGACCGTATCGCGGTGATGTATGCCGGCCGCATCGTCGAGACCGGCGCGGTCGATCCGGTGCTCGACACCCCGCTCCATCCCTATACCAGCGGACTGCTCGGTTCGCTGCCGGCCGAAGGCGAGCCCGGTGCGCCCTTGCGCCAGATCAGAGGCTCGACGCCCTCGCTGGCGCGACTGCCGCAGGGCTGCGCCTTCGCGGCGCGCTGCGATTACGCGCAGGCCGATTGCCTCGCGCTCGCCCCCGACGTCACCCCCTTCCCGGGAGCACGCGGCGTGCGCTGCCACCACCCGCTGAACCTCGCCGGAGTCGCGGCATGA
- a CDS encoding ABC transporter permease — protein MSEAALPAAAPPVEAKEETPFRRFVRSFIEDRLALFGLVLFILIVLLALAAPLIAPQNPYDLASVDVMDSRQPPGSASGEGFTMWLGSDGVGRDLLSGILYGLRISLMVGAFSGILAATIGSAVGLIAAYAGGRTENAIMRLVDLQLSLPSVLVALILVAGLGKGVDKIIIALVMVQWAYYARTVRGSALVERRKEYVEAAQSLGLSHARTVFRHILPNCLAPVIVIVTVQTAHAISLEATLSFLGVGLPQTEPSLGVLIANGFQYMLSGSYWISVFPGFALLMTIVSINLVGDRLRDVLNPRLEK, from the coding sequence ATGAGCGAAGCCGCCCTGCCCGCCGCCGCACCGCCTGTCGAGGCCAAGGAGGAGACGCCGTTCCGGCGCTTCGTCCGCTCCTTCATCGAGGACCGGCTGGCGCTGTTCGGCCTCGTCCTCTTCATCCTGATCGTATTGCTCGCCCTGGCGGCGCCGCTGATCGCGCCGCAGAACCCCTATGATCTCGCCAGCGTCGACGTGATGGATTCGCGCCAGCCGCCGGGTTCGGCCTCCGGCGAGGGCTTCACCATGTGGCTCGGCTCGGACGGCGTCGGCCGCGACCTGCTCTCGGGCATCCTCTACGGCCTGCGCATCTCGCTGATGGTCGGCGCCTTCTCGGGCATCCTCGCCGCGACGATCGGCTCGGCGGTCGGCCTGATCGCCGCCTATGCCGGCGGGCGTACCGAGAACGCGATCATGCGTCTCGTCGACCTGCAGCTCTCGCTGCCGTCCGTGCTGGTCGCGCTGATCCTGGTCGCGGGCCTCGGCAAGGGCGTCGACAAGATCATCATCGCGCTGGTGATGGTGCAATGGGCCTATTACGCTCGCACCGTGCGCGGCTCGGCGCTGGTCGAGCGGCGCAAGGAATATGTCGAGGCGGCGCAGTCGCTGGGGCTCTCCCATGCCCGCACCGTCTTCCGCCACATCCTGCCGAATTGCCTCGCGCCGGTGATCGTCATCGTCACCGTGCAGACGGCCCATGCGATCTCGCTGGAGGCGACGCTTTCCTTCCTCGGCGTCGGCCTGCCGCAGACCGAGCCTTCGCTCGGCGTGCTGATCGCCAACGGCTTCCAGTACATGCTCTCCGGCAGCTACTGGATCTCGGTCTTCCCCGGCTTTGCGCTGCTGATGACGATCGTCTCGATCAACCTGGTCGGCGACCGCCTGCGCGACGTGCTCAACCCGCGGCTGGAGAAGTGA
- a CDS encoding ABC transporter permease: MLAFILRRLAQALFVIAAMLVIVFFGVNVVGDPIYMLISPEMDQQQIAETARQLGLDRPIWEQFLVFLKNAVQGDLGRSFVHGESAIKLILSRMPATLELAFVALFMAIVIGLPLGLYAGLKPESRLSRFIMAVSILGFSLPTFWVGLMLILTFAVGLGWLPATGRGPTVSIFGLETSLLTLKGWQHVALPALNLALLKISLVIRLARAGAREAALMDYVKFARAKGLSQSRIIGVHILKNIMIPIVTVLGLEFGSLVAFSVVTETIFAWPGMGRLLLEAITRLDRPVIVAYVMVVVVLFVAINLLVDMVYSALDPRVRLTEATS; the protein is encoded by the coding sequence ATGCTGGCATTCATCCTGCGCCGCCTGGCGCAAGCCCTCTTCGTCATCGCCGCCATGCTCGTGATCGTCTTCTTCGGCGTGAACGTCGTCGGCGACCCGATCTACATGCTGATCTCGCCCGAGATGGACCAGCAGCAGATCGCCGAGACGGCGCGCCAGCTCGGGCTCGACCGGCCGATCTGGGAGCAATTCCTGGTCTTCCTGAAGAACGCCGTGCAGGGCGATCTCGGCCGCTCCTTTGTCCATGGCGAATCCGCCATCAAGCTGATCCTCAGCCGCATGCCGGCGACGCTGGAGCTCGCCTTCGTCGCGCTCTTCATGGCGATCGTGATCGGCCTGCCGCTCGGCCTCTATGCCGGCTTGAAGCCGGAAAGCCGGCTGTCGCGCTTCATCATGGCGGTCTCGATCCTCGGCTTCTCGCTGCCGACCTTCTGGGTTGGCCTGATGCTGATCCTGACCTTCGCGGTCGGCCTCGGCTGGCTGCCGGCGACCGGACGTGGACCGACAGTCTCGATCTTCGGCTTGGAAACGTCGCTGCTGACGCTGAAGGGCTGGCAGCATGTCGCCCTGCCGGCGCTCAACCTGGCGCTGCTCAAGATCTCGCTGGTGATCCGCCTGGCGCGGGCCGGCGCCCGCGAGGCGGCGCTGATGGATTACGTCAAGTTCGCCCGGGCCAAGGGCCTGTCGCAGAGCCGGATCATCGGCGTCCACATCCTGAAGAACATCATGATCCCGATCGTCACCGTGCTCGGACTGGAATTCGGCTCGCTCGTCGCCTTCTCGGTCGTGACCGAGACGATCTTCGCCTGGCCGGGCATGGGGCGCCTGCTTCTGGAGGCGATCACCCGGCTCGATCGGCCGGTGATCGTCGCCTACGTCATGGTCGTCGTCGTGCTGTTCGTCGCCATCAACCTATTGGTCGACATGGTCTATTCGGCGCTCGACCCACGCGTACGCCTGACGGAGGCGACATCATGA
- a CDS encoding ABC transporter substrate-binding protein, whose product MTTITKSIAAAKAAALAAPLVLLAGATGAQELKIGLSAELSSLDPHYHNLTPNNMLARHIYEPLVGQDEKQALKPLLAESWKAIDDTTWEFKLRKNVKFHDGTPFTADDVIATMQRAPNVPKSPSSFSAYVRGKEFTKVDDFTVRVKTATPAPLVPTDLSTFGIIPAKCKDTTTEDFNLGKCTTGGTGAYKQAEYVAGDRVVLTPNESYWGGKEPWSKVTFRMITSAPTRVAALLAGDLDVIENVPTSDVARLKGDAKLSVASTVSNRVIYFHMDHFREVSPFIKGKDGSEIKNPLRNLKVRQALSMAINRPGIVDRIMEKEAIPAGQLLPDGFFGTSKKLKPVAFDLNGAKKLLAEAGYPNGFKMKLHGPINRYLNDTKIIEAVAQMFSRLGIETEVETLPAANFFTRASQGGQGNVPEFSFILVGWGAGTGESSDSLKALLATFDPAKGMGATNRGRYSNPTFDAKVDEALRTVDDAKRDAALAEAMDISMNDVGLIPTHYQLNTWASRKGVKVQARTDEYTLATGIRKD is encoded by the coding sequence ATGACGACGATCACCAAATCCATCGCCGCCGCCAAAGCGGCCGCGCTGGCCGCGCCGCTTGTCCTGCTCGCCGGCGCCACCGGTGCCCAGGAGCTCAAGATCGGCCTGTCGGCGGAGCTCAGCTCGCTCGACCCGCACTATCACAACCTCACCCCCAACAACATGCTGGCGCGGCACATCTACGAGCCGCTGGTCGGGCAGGACGAGAAGCAGGCGCTGAAGCCGCTGCTCGCCGAGAGCTGGAAGGCGATCGACGACACGACCTGGGAATTCAAGCTGCGCAAGAACGTCAAGTTCCATGACGGCACGCCGTTCACGGCGGACGACGTGATCGCCACCATGCAGCGCGCGCCGAACGTGCCGAAAAGCCCGTCGAGCTTCTCGGCCTATGTCCGCGGCAAGGAATTCACCAAGGTCGATGACTTCACCGTCCGCGTGAAGACCGCGACTCCAGCGCCGCTGGTGCCGACCGATCTCTCGACCTTCGGCATCATCCCGGCCAAGTGCAAGGATACCACCACCGAGGACTTCAACCTCGGCAAGTGCACCACCGGTGGTACCGGTGCCTACAAGCAGGCCGAATACGTCGCCGGCGACCGCGTCGTGCTGACCCCGAACGAGAGCTATTGGGGCGGCAAGGAGCCCTGGTCGAAGGTCACCTTCCGGATGATCACCTCGGCCCCGACTCGCGTCGCGGCGCTGCTCGCCGGCGATCTCGACGTGATCGAGAACGTGCCGACCTCGGACGTCGCCCGCCTCAAGGGCGATGCCAAGCTCAGCGTCGCGAGCACGGTCTCGAACCGGGTGATCTATTTCCACATGGATCACTTCCGCGAGGTCTCGCCCTTCATCAAGGGCAAGGACGGCTCGGAGATCAAGAACCCGCTGCGCAACCTCAAGGTCCGCCAGGCGCTGTCGATGGCGATCAATCGTCCGGGTATCGTCGATCGCATCATGGAGAAGGAGGCGATCCCCGCCGGCCAGCTCCTGCCCGACGGCTTCTTCGGCACCTCCAAGAAACTGAAGCCGGTCGCCTTCGACCTCAACGGCGCCAAGAAGCTGCTCGCCGAGGCCGGCTACCCGAACGGCTTCAAGATGAAGCTGCACGGGCCGATCAACCGCTACCTCAACGACACCAAGATCATCGAGGCCGTCGCGCAGATGTTCTCGCGACTCGGCATCGAGACCGAGGTCGAGACGCTGCCGGCGGCGAACTTCTTCACCCGCGCCTCGCAGGGCGGCCAGGGCAATGTGCCCGAGTTCTCCTTCATCCTGGTCGGTTGGGGCGCCGGCACCGGCGAATCCTCGGATTCGCTGAAGGCGCTGCTCGCCACCTTCGATCCCGCCAAGGGCATGGGCGCGACCAATCGCGGCCGCTACTCCAACCCGACCTTCGACGCCAAGGTCGATGAGGCGCTGCGCACCGTCGACGACGCCAAGCGCGATGCCGCTCTGGCCGAGGCGATGGACATCAGCATGAACGATGTCGGCCTGATCCCGACGCACTACCAGCTGAACACCTGGGCCTCGCGCAAGGGCGTCAAGGTACAGGCCCGCACCGACGAGTACACGCTGGCGACCGGCATCCGGAAGGACTGA
- a CDS encoding Lrp/AsnC ligand binding domain-containing protein: MQTFFVEIKCRLGKTYEVASELADREIASEIYSTAGNYDILAKFHVAADVDIGHFVAQKVQSIPEIADTHTIITFKAF; this comes from the coding sequence ATGCAGACCTTCTTCGTCGAGATCAAATGCAGGCTCGGCAAGACCTATGAGGTCGCCAGCGAACTCGCCGACCGCGAGATCGCTTCGGAAATCTATTCGACCGCCGGCAATTACGACATCCTGGCCAAGTTCCACGTCGCGGCCGATGTCGACATCGGCCATTTCGTCGCCCAGAAGGTTCAGTCGATCCCCGAGATCGCCGACACCCACACGATCATCACCTTCAAGGCGTTCTGA
- a CDS encoding alpha/beta hydrolase, which translates to MSVDYETEYNNRARVPEHPGIIAGWARDAAAYREVAVSELGVRYGEGPRQTYDLFKPEDVKSKAIVLFIHGGYWQALDPSYFSHMARGLNQLGVPVAVVGYDLCPQVEVGHIVWELQQAAATIWLRYNLPVVAAGHSAGGQLSACLLATGWKNVDPELPDQIVPAAYGISGLYNLKPLTETSLNKALGLTLEGAERESPLFWPAPSGLVMDAVVGGAESAEYLRQSRQLTDVWGLEGVRTRYQEIDGANHFTVLDTLPDPESSITRRIAELAGA; encoded by the coding sequence ATGTCCGTCGACTACGAGACCGAATACAACAACCGCGCCCGCGTGCCAGAGCATCCGGGCATCATCGCCGGCTGGGCCCGCGATGCGGCCGCCTATCGCGAGGTCGCCGTCAGCGAGCTCGGCGTCCGTTATGGCGAGGGCCCGCGCCAGACCTATGATTTGTTCAAGCCGGAGGACGTGAAGAGCAAGGCGATCGTGCTCTTCATCCATGGCGGCTACTGGCAGGCGCTCGATCCGAGCTACTTCTCGCACATGGCGCGCGGGCTCAACCAGCTCGGCGTCCCCGTCGCAGTCGTTGGCTACGACCTCTGCCCACAGGTCGAGGTTGGCCACATCGTCTGGGAGCTGCAGCAGGCTGCCGCGACGATCTGGCTGCGTTACAATCTGCCGGTGGTCGCAGCCGGGCATTCGGCCGGTGGCCAGCTCTCCGCCTGCCTGCTGGCGACGGGCTGGAAGAATGTCGATCCGGAACTGCCCGACCAGATCGTGCCGGCAGCCTACGGCATCTCCGGCCTCTACAATCTGAAGCCCCTGACCGAGACCAGCCTCAACAAAGCGCTTGGCCTGACGCTGGAAGGGGCGGAGCGCGAGAGTCCGCTGTTCTGGCCGGCTCCCTCAGGTCTCGTCATGGACGCGGTCGTCGGCGGGGCCGAGAGCGCCGAATATCTCAGGCAGAGCCGCCAGCTCACCGACGTCTGGGGCCTGGAAGGCGTTCGCACGCGCTATCAGGAGATCGACGGCGCCAACCACTTCACCGTGCTCGACACGCTTCCCGATCCCGAAAGCAGCATCACACGCCGCATCGCCGAACTCGCCGGCGCTTGA
- a CDS encoding asparaginase, whose translation MDNPVLAEVTRGNTVESRHRGSVIVVDADGAVVLSLGDVERPVFPRSAVKALQALPLLESGAADRFRLTPTEIALAVASHSGEERHAETSLAMLKKAGRDASCLECGAHWPMGEAATRALARAGREPSALNNNCSGKHAGFVCLSCGIDEDPAGYVKGTHPVQQAVRAALEEVTGASHKAELSGTDGCSIPTYAVPLKALALGFARFGTGNGLGPKRAEAARRIREAVAANPFMVAGTGRFDTRFMEVFGARAFIKTGAEGVYCGTLPELGYGIALKCDDGAGRATEITMATLVERFLPRQGGDEEAFAPFRETVMKNWNGIEVGRVRAAEALRQRA comes from the coding sequence ATGGACAACCCCGTTCTCGCCGAAGTCACCCGTGGCAATACGGTCGAATCGCGCCATCGCGGCTCGGTGATCGTTGTCGATGCCGACGGAGCCGTGGTGCTCTCGCTCGGCGATGTCGAACGCCCGGTCTTCCCGCGCTCGGCGGTGAAGGCGCTGCAGGCCCTGCCGCTGCTCGAAAGCGGCGCCGCCGACCGCTTTCGTCTGACGCCCACGGAGATCGCGCTCGCCGTCGCCTCGCATTCCGGCGAGGAGCGCCACGCCGAAACCTCGCTCGCCATGCTGAAGAAGGCCGGCCGCGACGCCTCCTGCCTCGAATGCGGCGCGCATTGGCCGATGGGCGAGGCAGCGACGCGTGCGCTCGCCAGGGCCGGCCGCGAGCCGAGCGCGCTCAACAACAACTGCTCGGGCAAGCATGCCGGCTTCGTCTGCCTGTCCTGCGGCATCGACGAGGACCCGGCCGGCTATGTGAAGGGCACCCACCCGGTACAGCAGGCGGTCCGTGCCGCGCTGGAGGAGGTGACGGGTGCATCGCACAAGGCCGAGCTCTCTGGCACCGACGGCTGCTCGATCCCGACCTATGCCGTGCCGTTGAAAGCGCTGGCGCTCGGTTTCGCCCGCTTCGGCACCGGCAATGGCCTTGGCCCCAAGCGCGCCGAGGCGGCGCGGCGTATCCGCGAGGCGGTCGCGGCCAACCCCTTCATGGTCGCCGGCACCGGCCGCTTCGACACGCGCTTCATGGAGGTCTTCGGCGCGCGCGCCTTCATCAAGACCGGCGCTGAGGGCGTTTATTGCGGCACGCTGCCGGAACTGGGCTACGGCATCGCGCTGAAATGCGATGACGGTGCCGGCCGCGCCACCGAGATTACCATGGCCACGCTGGTCGAGCGCTTCCTGCCGCGTCAGGGCGGTGACGAGGAGGCCTTTGCGCCCTTCCGCGAGACTGTCATGAAGAACTGGAACGGCATCGAGGTCGGCCGCGTCCGCGCGGCGGAGGCGTTGCGGCAGCGCGCTTGA
- a CDS encoding SulP family inorganic anion transporter produces the protein MSHASASPEKPIVIGRAGALGRDLLAGLTLAAITIPEQMATARLGGFEPQIGFYAFIAATLGFVLFGASRVLTAGADSTITPIFVSGLAALAVGGAIPAGSATLLALLVGLALILAGLLRLGWIADLLSVPVLTGFLAGIAVHIAVSQLPGLLGIPGGGHHIAGQLAALWHGLHGVNLISVAIGLTTLATVTLCERFAPRVPGALLALVAATAAVVLFQLEARGVAVLGALPSGWPSLAPPVLDWADIRSLVPLALVIALVVMMQTAMVSRSFRDPDGGEPKVDRDFIGLGAANLLAGLASTFPVNASPPRTAVVAESGGRSQLAATTAALIVLALAVAGGSLLAQVPVAALAGVLLFVAQRIVRVEVIRRIAGQSRTEFALVLLTAIAIVWLPVETGVGVGIGLSLLHGVWMTTRSEPLEQLRIPGTTIWWPPEPGRHGEQVEGVLVIAFPAPLLFANAEIFRLGVLGLLAERKPSLLVLDAGGVPAIDYTAAQALLAVAAACRERGGAFAIARAESTRALRALADFGVIAEIGAERVFHSVEEAVRALGR, from the coding sequence ATGTCGCATGCTTCTGCATCGCCCGAAAAACCCATCGTGATTGGCCGCGCCGGCGCGCTCGGGCGTGACCTGCTCGCCGGGCTGACGCTCGCGGCGATCACGATCCCTGAGCAGATGGCGACGGCTCGGCTCGGCGGCTTCGAACCGCAGATCGGTTTCTACGCCTTCATCGCGGCGACGCTCGGTTTCGTCCTGTTCGGCGCGAGCCGCGTGCTGACGGCTGGTGCCGATTCGACGATCACGCCGATCTTCGTCAGCGGCCTTGCTGCACTGGCTGTAGGTGGTGCGATCCCGGCGGGCTCGGCGACTTTGCTCGCGCTCCTGGTCGGGCTTGCACTCATCCTCGCCGGCCTGCTCCGACTTGGCTGGATCGCTGATCTCCTGTCGGTGCCGGTGCTGACCGGCTTCCTCGCCGGCATCGCCGTGCATATCGCCGTGTCGCAGCTGCCCGGCCTGCTCGGCATTCCCGGCGGCGGCCATCATATCGCCGGCCAGCTCGCGGCGCTCTGGCACGGGCTTCACGGCGTCAATCTCATCTCGGTCGCGATCGGCCTTACGACGCTCGCGACAGTGACCCTCTGCGAGCGCTTCGCCCCGCGCGTGCCGGGGGCGCTGCTGGCGCTCGTGGCAGCGACGGCCGCGGTGGTGCTCTTTCAGCTGGAGGCGCGCGGAGTCGCGGTGCTCGGCGCCTTGCCCTCGGGCTGGCCGAGCTTGGCGCCGCCCGTGCTCGACTGGGCCGATATCCGCAGCCTCGTGCCGCTCGCGCTGGTCATCGCGCTGGTGGTGATGATGCAGACCGCCATGGTCAGCCGCTCCTTTCGCGACCCGGATGGCGGCGAGCCGAAGGTCGATCGCGACTTCATAGGGCTCGGCGCGGCGAACCTCCTGGCCGGGCTCGCCAGCACCTTTCCCGTCAACGCCAGCCCGCCAAGGACGGCTGTCGTCGCCGAGAGTGGCGGACGATCTCAGCTCGCGGCGACAACGGCGGCGCTGATCGTGCTCGCGCTTGCGGTCGCCGGCGGCTCGCTGCTGGCGCAGGTGCCCGTGGCGGCGCTGGCCGGCGTGCTGCTCTTCGTGGCGCAGCGCATCGTCCGGGTCGAGGTCATCCGACGGATCGCCGGCCAGTCGCGAACCGAATTCGCGCTCGTGCTGCTTACGGCCATCGCCATCGTCTGGCTCCCGGTCGAGACGGGCGTCGGCGTCGGAATCGGCCTGTCGCTGCTGCATGGTGTCTGGATGACGACGCGCAGCGAGCCGCTGGAGCAGTTGCGCATTCCCGGCACGACGATCTGGTGGCCGCCCGAGCCCGGCCGCCATGGCGAGCAGGTCGAGGGCGTGCTTGTGATCGCCTTTCCGGCGCCGCTTCTGTTCGCCAATGCCGAGATTTTCCGCCTCGGCGTGCTCGGGCTGCTTGCGGAGCGGAAGCCGAGCCTGCTCGTGCTCGATGCCGGCGGCGTCCCTGCCATCGACTATACGGCGGCGCAGGCCCTGCTCGCCGTTGCGGCTGCTTGCCGAGAGCGGGGTGGAGCCTTCGCCATCGCCCGGGCCGAATCCACGCGGGCACTCCGGGCGCTGGCGGATTTCGGCGTGATCGCCGAGATCGGGGCTGAGCGTGTCTTCCATAGCGTCGAGGAGGCGGTGAGGGCGCTAGGCCGGTGA
- a CDS encoding TIGR03808 family TAT-translocated repetitive protein has protein sequence MTLSRRDWLRTALFGTVAASVGPALAQAPRPSTPVPLGIFGLEATQFGLRPGSADDQSRILQNALVEAVKRDTPLIVAPGRYRVANVVLPENARLIGVPGATQFVAAQAGPMLVARRIKRTAISGIVLDGLDIKLGQRGGLLNIEEVLDLALSDCEFANAGSVGLTLSRTAGRIERNRFRSMRDSALFSLDSRGLSIEANTIEDCGNNGIQLWRSQAGDEQSLIRGNRLNRIRSDAGGDGQNGNGISLFRAGGVVIEGNTLRDCALTFIRNNSGSGVQILGNQGRRCGETGLYSEFAFEGAVIANNLVEDCAQGANITNLDHGGRLSVVANNIIRNAQKGLAPKGKELVGGLGVHVEAEAAVTGNVIENASEVGISLGWSWAMRNIVATGNMVRRSGIGISVSLVAKERNALIANNVISEAKLGAVVGTEFGKAVTGDLTKGEDKRAAGIRVEGNAVG, from the coding sequence ATGACGCTTTCGCGCCGCGATTGGCTGCGGACGGCCCTTTTCGGCACGGTTGCGGCCTCAGTCGGTCCCGCGCTGGCACAGGCGCCGCGCCCGAGCACGCCGGTTCCGCTCGGCATATTTGGACTCGAAGCGACGCAGTTCGGGTTGCGCCCCGGCTCCGCCGATGACCAGTCGCGCATTCTTCAGAATGCCCTGGTCGAAGCCGTAAAACGCGATACGCCGCTCATCGTCGCGCCCGGCCGCTACCGCGTCGCCAATGTCGTCCTGCCCGAGAATGCACGGCTGATCGGCGTACCCGGCGCGACGCAATTCGTCGCCGCGCAGGCCGGCCCAATGCTGGTGGCACGGCGGATCAAACGCACTGCGATCTCCGGAATTGTGCTCGATGGGCTCGACATCAAGCTCGGCCAGCGCGGCGGCCTGCTCAATATCGAGGAGGTGCTCGACCTCGCCCTATCCGATTGCGAGTTCGCCAATGCCGGCTCGGTCGGGCTGACGCTCAGCCGGACTGCCGGTCGCATCGAGCGCAACCGCTTCCGCTCGATGCGGGATTCGGCGCTGTTCTCGCTTGATTCGCGCGGGCTTTCGATCGAGGCCAACACGATTGAGGATTGCGGCAACAACGGCATCCAGCTCTGGCGCAGCCAGGCGGGCGACGAGCAGAGCCTCATCCGCGGCAACCGCCTCAATCGCATCCGCAGCGATGCTGGCGGCGACGGCCAGAACGGCAATGGCATCAGCCTGTTCCGCGCCGGCGGTGTGGTCATCGAAGGCAATACGCTGCGCGATTGCGCGCTGACCTTCATCCGCAACAACTCCGGCTCGGGCGTGCAGATCCTCGGCAATCAGGGCCGGCGCTGCGGCGAGACCGGGCTCTATTCGGAGTTCGCCTTCGAAGGCGCGGTCATCGCCAACAATCTCGTCGAGGATTGCGCGCAGGGCGCCAACATCACCAATCTCGACCATGGCGGGCGGCTCTCGGTCGTTGCCAACAACATCATCCGCAATGCGCAAAAGGGGCTGGCGCCGAAGGGCAAGGAGCTCGTCGGCGGGCTCGGCGTGCATGTCGAGGCGGAAGCGGCGGTGACCGGCAACGTCATCGAGAACGCCAGCGAGGTCGGCATCTCGCTCGGCTGGTCCTGGGCGATGCGCAATATCGTCGCGACCGGCAACATGGTGCGGCGCAGCGGGATCGGCATCTCCGTTTCACTCGTCGCAAAGGAGCGCAACGCCCTGATCGCCAATAATGTGATCAGCGAGGCGAAGCTCGGCGCGGTGGTCGGCACCGAATTCGGCAAGGCGGTGACCGGCGACCTGACCAAGGGCGAAGACAAGCGCGCCGCCGGCATTCGCGTCGAAGGTAACGCCGTCGGCTGA